The Antricoccus suffuscus genome window below encodes:
- a CDS encoding M16 family metallopeptidase has product MSVAAAKGPKTKTTAQRSVPPLAVARKLRAPRVVEHRLPNGLRVLVIRKAGIPVVEARLRLPLLSVDRASYAKARLLEETMLKGTSTYSALDFEQQLGLLGGGISIGVDRDRLSVGGMTLSQHLPRFLELMSDALQHATYPSDAVIAERGRLVERLSVANSSAGVVASKTLARNLFADHPYAVLMPEAEDLAATSPAMVRGMHRRRVIPAGAVLVLVGDLSPARAIAVAQRAFDGWSGKTPRSKVPAMNARTSGPVVLVDRPGSVQSSIHLAGLGLGRYDDLHPAQMVANMIFGGNFSSRLVANLREDKGYTYSPHSSLDLAPQATTFSISADVATDVTAASLAEISYELSRMVVTTVTADELDSARQYLIGSVALSQSSQAGLASTTANLEFAGASLQWLRDLLVKIADVTIDDVHEAAMKIMQPTQIRTVVVGDASQVEPSLRAIVDVERQPMREAT; this is encoded by the coding sequence GTGAGTGTCGCTGCAGCCAAGGGGCCCAAGACGAAGACGACTGCCCAGCGCTCGGTGCCACCGCTTGCAGTGGCCCGCAAGCTCCGGGCTCCCAGGGTCGTTGAACACCGGCTGCCCAACGGACTGCGGGTCCTCGTCATCCGCAAGGCGGGCATCCCCGTCGTTGAGGCCCGTTTGCGACTGCCGCTGCTGAGCGTCGACCGAGCCTCGTACGCCAAGGCCCGGCTGCTCGAGGAGACGATGCTCAAAGGCACATCGACGTACTCGGCACTCGATTTCGAGCAGCAGCTGGGACTACTTGGCGGCGGAATCAGTATCGGCGTGGATCGGGACCGGCTAAGCGTCGGCGGCATGACCCTCTCCCAGCACCTACCGAGGTTTCTCGAGCTGATGAGCGATGCGCTGCAGCACGCGACGTACCCCAGCGATGCGGTCATCGCCGAGCGCGGCAGGCTCGTCGAACGGCTCTCGGTCGCTAACTCCAGCGCCGGCGTTGTCGCGTCGAAGACCCTGGCGCGCAACCTCTTTGCCGACCATCCGTATGCCGTCCTGATGCCTGAGGCCGAAGATCTCGCGGCAACCAGCCCGGCGATGGTGCGCGGAATGCATCGTCGGCGGGTGATCCCGGCAGGCGCCGTTCTCGTGCTCGTCGGTGATCTCTCACCGGCGAGGGCGATCGCTGTCGCGCAGCGCGCATTTGACGGCTGGAGCGGCAAAACGCCGCGATCCAAGGTCCCCGCAATGAACGCGAGAACCAGCGGGCCCGTCGTTCTCGTGGACCGCCCCGGTTCCGTGCAGTCGTCGATTCATCTTGCGGGACTCGGCCTCGGCCGTTACGACGATCTGCATCCGGCCCAGATGGTCGCCAACATGATTTTCGGTGGCAACTTCTCATCGCGTCTGGTGGCGAACCTGCGTGAAGACAAGGGATATACCTACAGTCCGCATAGTTCGTTGGACCTCGCGCCGCAGGCGACGACGTTCTCCATCTCGGCCGACGTGGCCACCGACGTGACCGCCGCGTCGCTCGCCGAAATCTCGTACGAGCTGAGCCGGATGGTCGTCACGACCGTGACGGCGGATGAGCTCGACAGCGCCCGCCAGTACCTCATCGGGTCGGTGGCACTGTCGCAGTCGAGCCAGGCGGGTCTCGCTTCGACGACGGCCAATCTCGAGTTTGCCGGCGCGTCGTTGCAGTGGCTGCGCGACTTGCTGGTCAAGATTGCCGATGTCACCATCGACGACGTGCACGAGGCGGCCATGAAAATCATGCAACCGACCCAAATCCGCACCGTTGTCGTTGGCGACGCATCGCAGGTCGAACCGTCACTGCGGGCAATCGTCGATGTTGAGCGGCAACCGATGCGTGAGGCAACATGA
- a CDS encoding M16 family metallopeptidase produces MRSPDYEIHRMRLANGLRVVLAPEKNSGAVAISVHYDVGMRSEPEGRTGFAHLFEHLMFEGSANVPTHEHAKYIQGVGGSFNGSTHPDYTEYHEVLPPHALERCLFLEADRMRAPLLTHETMQNQISVVKEEIRVNVLNRPYGGFPWLAMPPVLFDTFANAHNGYGDFVDLETATVDDARAFFARYYAPGNAVLTVAGDFELAAASDMIERHFADIPARRVPKLPSFAEPAPTNERHGSVTDAHAPIPATALGWQSPDPVDDLDGYLPTVILCDVLYDGDASRLHDEIVTKRELALAAFAYCGTFGDPFDQRGANTVTVQFNHPRVDTRTETIALVDDIIGQLATDGPTEAEMQRVLPRMVSQFLREMDSTSDRGLRLGTFELLYGRAELANELPGLLDAVEPQQVAKAAASLTPSSRAVVCLEAKETA; encoded by the coding sequence GTGAGATCACCCGACTACGAAATCCACCGGATGCGCCTGGCCAACGGGCTTCGCGTCGTACTGGCGCCCGAGAAGAACAGCGGCGCGGTAGCGATCAGCGTGCATTACGACGTCGGCATGCGGTCCGAGCCGGAGGGTCGCACCGGTTTTGCGCACCTGTTTGAGCATTTGATGTTTGAGGGGTCGGCCAACGTCCCGACCCATGAGCACGCGAAGTACATCCAGGGCGTCGGGGGTAGCTTCAACGGCTCGACCCATCCGGACTACACCGAATATCACGAGGTGCTTCCCCCGCACGCGCTCGAACGGTGCCTGTTCCTTGAGGCCGACCGGATGCGCGCGCCGTTGCTTACGCACGAAACCATGCAAAACCAGATTTCTGTCGTAAAAGAGGAAATCAGGGTCAACGTGCTGAACCGGCCGTACGGCGGATTCCCGTGGCTTGCGATGCCTCCCGTGCTGTTTGACACCTTCGCCAATGCGCACAACGGGTACGGCGACTTCGTCGATCTGGAGACGGCCACGGTAGACGACGCGCGAGCATTCTTCGCTCGCTACTACGCGCCTGGCAACGCCGTACTCACGGTCGCAGGCGATTTCGAGCTCGCCGCCGCTAGCGACATGATCGAACGCCACTTTGCTGATATACCGGCGCGTCGGGTGCCGAAGCTGCCGTCCTTCGCTGAGCCGGCGCCGACTAACGAGCGTCATGGAAGTGTTACCGATGCGCACGCACCGATCCCGGCAACGGCGCTCGGGTGGCAGAGCCCGGACCCCGTCGACGATCTCGATGGCTACCTCCCCACGGTGATCTTGTGCGACGTCCTGTACGACGGTGACGCGTCCCGGTTGCACGATGAGATCGTCACGAAGCGCGAGCTCGCGCTCGCCGCATTTGCCTACTGCGGCACGTTCGGCGACCCGTTCGACCAGCGGGGCGCCAACACCGTGACCGTCCAGTTCAACCATCCACGGGTCGATACCCGGACCGAAACGATCGCTCTCGTCGACGACATCATTGGCCAGTTGGCGACGGACGGCCCCACCGAAGCGGAGATGCAGCGCGTGCTGCCGCGGATGGTCTCGCAGTTCCTGCGCGAGATGGACTCAACCAGCGACCGTGGGCTGCGGCTTGGCACGTTTGAGCTTCTGTACGGACGCGCCGAGCTTGCCAATGAGTTGCCCGGGTTGCTTGACGCCGTCGAACCGCAGCAGGTCGCAAAGGCGGCCGCGTCGCTGACGCCAAGTTCTCGAGCTGTTGTCTGCCTGGAAGCGAAGGAGACCGCGTGA
- a CDS encoding DUF2510 domain-containing protein: MSEPNQPGWYQDPTGRQGDARWWDGVGWTDQTMPYETTTDAAEFEHLPTLQSGSATGAHTVYSPGAMGEYEVFTPSVAPTGTAQHPQWYHAAQTPPPAPEPDRPGRRFDLGLRDAPPQTRRNIWYALGALGVIALVVVLLLVTGVFTAKTPDDTAGSPVSVNVAPPSSQSDQHALRIVDKDSGISYDYLGEGWKDFQLGPVLENQTTVGEYIITQKKVPTGGEFIAQVTSGLLAQNFGTPTPDAYPAALKEVEKSVRGHYYPEPNQPTNLKEESVKIDGHAAYQRSFDLKWDVKGYDSTGERVVLLLIDTGKSSPVFFYCSFPNTHAELYPLIDEVIASIKVDS; the protein is encoded by the coding sequence GTGAGTGAGCCGAATCAGCCGGGGTGGTACCAGGATCCAACGGGCCGGCAAGGCGACGCCCGCTGGTGGGACGGCGTGGGCTGGACCGACCAGACCATGCCGTATGAGACGACGACCGACGCCGCGGAGTTCGAGCATCTTCCGACGTTGCAGTCCGGCAGTGCCACCGGTGCCCACACCGTCTACTCACCAGGTGCGATGGGTGAGTACGAAGTCTTCACTCCAAGCGTCGCGCCAACAGGTACGGCGCAGCATCCGCAGTGGTACCACGCGGCGCAGACGCCGCCACCGGCGCCAGAGCCAGACCGCCCAGGGCGGCGATTCGATCTCGGGTTGCGCGATGCGCCGCCGCAGACGAGGCGGAATATCTGGTACGCGCTCGGCGCACTGGGCGTCATCGCGCTCGTGGTTGTTCTGCTGCTTGTCACCGGTGTTTTCACTGCGAAGACCCCCGACGACACCGCGGGATCGCCGGTATCGGTCAACGTGGCCCCGCCGTCCTCACAAAGCGATCAGCACGCGCTGCGCATCGTGGACAAGGATTCGGGCATTAGCTACGACTATCTCGGTGAAGGCTGGAAGGACTTCCAGCTTGGCCCGGTACTGGAAAACCAGACGACCGTCGGCGAATACATCATCACCCAGAAAAAGGTGCCTACAGGCGGCGAGTTCATCGCGCAGGTCACCTCCGGGCTGCTCGCCCAAAACTTCGGAACGCCGACACCTGATGCTTATCCGGCGGCGCTCAAGGAAGTCGAGAAGTCGGTGCGCGGGCACTACTATCCCGAGCCCAACCAGCCGACCAATCTCAAGGAAGAGTCGGTGAAGATCGATGGACACGCGGCGTACCAGCGGTCCTTCGACCTCAAGTGGGACGTCAAAGGCTATGACTCGACCGGCGAGCGCGTCGTGCTGCTGCTGATCGACACCGGTAAGTCCTCGCCGGTGTTCTTCTACTGCTCGTTCCCGAACACGCACGCCGAGCTGTATCCGCTCATCGACGAGGTGATCGCGTCGATCAAGGTTGATTCCTAG
- a CDS encoding alpha/beta fold hydrolase, whose protein sequence is MHGFPQGAQSYREVARILAARGARVIVPDQRGYSAGARPIGVEHYTQATLAADVVAIMDAMGLDKVHLVGHDWGSNIAWVAAASYPERFSALTAVSIPHPSAFGEAYKIDSDQKKRSEYFKLFWQEGKAEQVLLEDDAKWLRDVLADIGPERAGHYIERLQQPGALTAALNYYRAMSSANVATPSVIVPTTLVWSDNDTAVGPVGPQLCAKYVDADYKLITLNGISHWIPELAPQDLADAIAERF, encoded by the coding sequence TTGCATGGGTTCCCGCAGGGCGCGCAAAGCTACCGCGAGGTCGCCAGGATTCTCGCCGCGCGCGGTGCACGCGTCATCGTGCCCGACCAACGCGGCTACAGCGCGGGCGCCCGTCCCATTGGAGTCGAGCACTACACCCAGGCGACTCTCGCCGCCGACGTCGTAGCGATCATGGACGCGATGGGCCTCGACAAGGTGCATCTGGTGGGCCACGACTGGGGTTCCAACATCGCCTGGGTCGCCGCGGCGTCGTACCCGGAACGGTTCAGTGCGCTCACTGCCGTGTCGATCCCGCATCCGTCGGCCTTTGGTGAGGCCTACAAGATCGACTCCGATCAAAAGAAGCGCTCAGAGTACTTCAAGCTGTTTTGGCAGGAAGGTAAGGCCGAGCAGGTGCTACTTGAGGACGACGCGAAGTGGTTGCGCGACGTCCTCGCCGACATCGGGCCCGAACGCGCCGGCCATTACATCGAGCGCCTCCAGCAGCCGGGTGCGCTCACCGCGGCACTCAACTACTACCGCGCCATGAGCTCGGCCAACGTCGCGACACCATCGGTCATTGTCCCGACGACCCTCGTCTGGAGCGACAACGACACCGCGGTCGGCCCCGTTGGACCGCAGCTATGCGCGAAGTACGTCGACGCGGACTACAAGCTGATCACGCTCAACGGCATCAGTCACTGGATCCCGGAGCTTGCGCCCCAGGATCTGGCCGACGCCATCGCTGAGCGCTTCTGA